A single region of the Solwaraspora sp. WMMD791 genome encodes:
- a CDS encoding DUF3866 family protein, which translates to MVRWRSGTVTGIRRRWRGAVELDVAVDATTVRALAYPELVGVPEPGDAVLLNVGALAMGLGTGGYALVVAVPQRLPADPPGGDDRSGGHLVKARYTPLQAIVCGVDEEASPYRRVLVDADDLAGMPVVTADLHSALPAIVAGALADSPALRIAYVMTDGGALPAGFSRTLDGLAGTLAGTVTVGQCFGGDLEATTTHSGLLAARHVLRADIAVVSQGPGNLGTGTRWGFSGVAVGEAVNAVATLGGRPVGALRISDADPRARHHGVSHHSVTAYGRVALAPADLVVPAELPATIAAEVVAALAPLTAPVGRHRMVQVPTDGLTEALRASPVPLRTMGRDLAGDHAYFLACAAAGRYAAGLAAASGRTGDGNAEGDGVS; encoded by the coding sequence ATGGTGCGTTGGCGCAGTGGCACGGTGACCGGGATCCGACGACGGTGGCGGGGCGCGGTGGAACTCGACGTCGCAGTCGACGCTACGACCGTACGGGCGTTGGCCTATCCGGAACTGGTCGGCGTGCCGGAGCCCGGCGACGCGGTGCTGCTCAACGTCGGCGCGCTGGCGATGGGCCTGGGCACCGGTGGTTACGCCCTCGTGGTGGCGGTGCCGCAGCGGCTGCCGGCCGACCCGCCCGGCGGCGACGACCGCTCCGGTGGCCACCTGGTCAAGGCGCGGTACACGCCGCTGCAGGCGATCGTCTGCGGCGTCGACGAGGAGGCCTCGCCGTACCGGCGGGTGCTGGTCGACGCCGACGACCTGGCCGGCATGCCGGTCGTCACCGCGGACCTGCACTCGGCGCTGCCGGCGATCGTCGCCGGTGCCCTCGCCGACTCACCGGCGCTGCGGATCGCGTACGTGATGACCGACGGCGGTGCGCTCCCGGCCGGTTTCTCCCGCACCCTCGACGGGCTGGCCGGTACCCTGGCCGGCACGGTGACCGTCGGTCAGTGCTTCGGTGGTGACCTGGAGGCCACCACCACGCACAGCGGCCTGCTCGCCGCCCGCCACGTGCTGCGCGCCGACATCGCCGTGGTCAGCCAGGGCCCCGGCAATCTCGGCACCGGCACCCGGTGGGGGTTCTCGGGTGTCGCGGTGGGTGAAGCGGTCAACGCGGTCGCCACCCTCGGCGGCCGGCCGGTCGGCGCACTACGGATATCCGACGCCGACCCCCGGGCACGCCACCACGGCGTGTCGCATCACAGCGTCACCGCGTACGGGCGGGTCGCGCTCGCCCCGGCGGACCTGGTGGTGCCGGCGGAGCTGCCGGCGACGATCGCCGCCGAGGTGGTGGCGGCGCTGGCGCCGCTGACCGCGCCGGTCGGTCGGCACCGGATGGTCCAGGTGCCGACCGACGGCCTGACCGAAGCGCTGCGGGCCAGCCCGGTGCCGTTGCGCACGATGGGCCGGGACCTGGCCGGCGACCACGCCTACTTCCTGGCCTGCGCGGCGGCCGGCCGCTACGCCGCTGGGCTGGCGGCGGCATCCGGCCGGACCGGCGACGGCAACGCCGAGGGCGACGGCGTCAGCTGA
- the rfbB gene encoding dTDP-glucose 4,6-dehydratase, with the protein MRILVTGGAGFIGSEFVRMLLTDPETAGVAPSAVTVLDKLTYSGNLANLDPVRDDPRLRFVQADICDAAAVERALPDHDMVVHFAAESHVDRSISGAAEFVTTNVLGTQTLLDAAMRHRVGRFVHVSTDEVYGSIEDGSWTEDWPLSPNSPYSASKAGSDLLALAYHRTHGMDVVVTRCSNNYGPYQFPEKVIPLFVTNLLDGGTVPLYGDGGNIRDWLHVRDHCVGIGLVAAGGRAGEVYHIGGGTELTNKELTGRLLDACGVGWDRVVPVTDRKGHDRRYSLDIGKISRELGYAPSVTLDEGLAETVRWYRENRAWWEPLKKPVAK; encoded by the coding sequence GTGAGGATCCTCGTCACCGGCGGTGCCGGCTTCATCGGTTCCGAATTCGTCCGTATGCTGCTCACCGACCCGGAAACGGCGGGGGTGGCCCCCAGCGCCGTCACGGTGCTGGACAAGTTGACCTACTCCGGCAATCTCGCCAACCTCGACCCGGTCCGTGACGATCCGCGGCTGCGGTTCGTCCAGGCCGACATCTGCGACGCCGCCGCGGTCGAACGGGCCCTGCCCGACCACGACATGGTGGTGCACTTCGCGGCGGAGTCGCACGTCGACCGCTCGATCTCCGGGGCGGCCGAGTTCGTCACCACCAACGTGCTGGGCACCCAGACTCTGCTCGACGCGGCGATGCGCCACCGCGTCGGTCGGTTCGTTCACGTCTCCACCGACGAGGTGTACGGGTCGATCGAGGACGGATCCTGGACGGAGGACTGGCCGCTGTCGCCGAACTCGCCGTACTCGGCCTCCAAGGCCGGTTCCGACCTGCTGGCCCTGGCCTACCACCGCACCCACGGGATGGACGTGGTGGTGACCCGCTGTTCCAACAACTACGGGCCCTACCAGTTCCCGGAGAAGGTCATCCCGCTGTTCGTCACCAACCTGCTCGACGGTGGCACGGTGCCGCTGTACGGCGACGGCGGCAACATCCGGGACTGGCTGCACGTACGCGACCACTGCGTGGGCATCGGACTGGTGGCCGCGGGCGGGCGGGCCGGCGAGGTCTACCACATCGGCGGCGGCACCGAGTTGACCAACAAGGAGCTGACCGGACGTCTGCTCGACGCCTGCGGGGTCGGCTGGGACCGGGTGGTACCGGTCACCGACCGCAAGGGCCATGACCGCCGCTACTCGCTCGACATCGGCAAGATCTCCCGCGAACTCGGCTACGCGCCGAGCGTCACCCTCGACGAGGGGCTGGCTGAGACGGTCCGCTGGTACCGGGAGAACCGTGCCTGGTGGGAGCCGCTCAAGAAGCCCGTGGCGAAGTGA
- a CDS encoding class I SAM-dependent methyltransferase encodes MGIGTFVRHRLGRLEIPAAELYRRFFIDLDHLGGRIAALHPAKRILEIGCGDGALAQRLTTVFATAEYLGIDPAATAGRLYRGDPARAEFRRQDIAMLAAGQPDPFDLVVIVDVLHHIPAAARPAVLRHAAALTAAGGLLLVKEWARDRPVAGRLAYWADRYITGDRDVEFMTEAQLATLLGGTLPEFTRTTLAPIPPWRENVLVALERTTDSAGPGPGAVA; translated from the coding sequence GTGGGGATAGGCACCTTCGTCCGACACCGGCTGGGCCGGTTGGAGATCCCGGCCGCCGAACTGTACCGCCGGTTCTTCATCGACCTCGACCACCTGGGCGGCCGGATCGCGGCGCTGCACCCGGCGAAACGGATCCTGGAGATCGGTTGTGGCGACGGGGCGCTGGCCCAGCGGCTCACCACGGTCTTCGCCACCGCGGAATACCTCGGCATCGACCCGGCGGCGACCGCTGGTCGGCTCTACCGGGGCGATCCCGCCCGCGCCGAGTTCCGCCGCCAGGACATCGCCATGCTGGCGGCCGGGCAGCCCGACCCGTTCGACCTGGTCGTCATCGTCGACGTGCTGCACCACATCCCCGCCGCCGCCCGCCCAGCGGTGCTGCGACACGCCGCCGCGCTGACCGCCGCCGGCGGACTCCTGCTGGTCAAGGAGTGGGCCCGGGACCGGCCGGTCGCCGGCCGGCTGGCCTACTGGGCCGACCGCTACATCACCGGCGACCGCGACGTCGAGTTCATGACCGAGGCGCAGCTGGCGACGCTGCTGGGCGGGACGTTGCCGGAATTCACCCGGACCACCCTGGCGCCGATTCCGCCGTGGCGGGAGAACGTCCTGGTCGCGTTGGAGCGGACTACCGACAGTGCGGGCCCGGGCCCCGGCGCGGTCGCGTAG
- the rfbA gene encoding glucose-1-phosphate thymidylyltransferase RfbA: MRGILLAGGTGSRLWPITRAVSKQLMPVFDKPMIYYPLSTLIMSGVKEILVVTTPDDQPQFQRLLGDGSQFGLRLSYRSQPRPEGIAQAFVLGADFIADEAVALILGDNIFHGVGLGRQLSDHGDLVGGLIFAYPVANPQAYGVVDFDSSGRVLSIEEKPQRPRSRYAVPGLYFYDNRVVEIAAGLTPSARGELEITAVNEAYRRAGQLSVTVLDRGTAWLDTGTFASMMQAAEFVRVIEERQGMKIGCVEEVAWRAGLIDDSQLRTLAEPLTKSGYGDYLLSLLDERYDRRLNGAGTGEEGR; this comes from the coding sequence GTGCGTGGAATCCTACTCGCCGGTGGCACCGGATCGCGGTTGTGGCCCATTACCCGTGCGGTGTCGAAGCAGCTCATGCCGGTCTTCGACAAGCCGATGATCTACTATCCGCTCTCCACCTTGATCATGTCCGGCGTCAAGGAGATCCTGGTCGTCACCACCCCGGACGACCAGCCGCAGTTTCAGCGGTTGCTCGGCGACGGGTCCCAGTTCGGGCTACGGTTGTCCTACCGGTCCCAGCCCCGGCCCGAAGGCATCGCGCAGGCGTTCGTCCTGGGTGCGGACTTCATCGCCGACGAGGCGGTCGCGTTGATCCTCGGTGACAACATTTTTCACGGTGTCGGCCTGGGGCGGCAGTTGTCCGACCACGGCGATCTCGTCGGTGGGCTGATCTTCGCCTACCCGGTGGCGAATCCGCAGGCCTACGGGGTGGTCGACTTCGACTCCAGTGGCCGGGTGCTGTCGATCGAGGAGAAGCCGCAGCGGCCCCGGTCGCGGTACGCGGTGCCGGGACTGTACTTCTACGACAACCGGGTCGTGGAGATCGCCGCGGGGCTGACCCCGAGCGCCCGGGGCGAGTTGGAGATCACCGCCGTCAACGAGGCCTACCGCCGGGCGGGCCAGCTCTCGGTCACCGTACTGGACCGGGGCACCGCCTGGTTGGACACCGGCACCTTCGCCTCGATGATGCAGGCGGCGGAGTTCGTCCGGGTCATCGAGGAGCGTCAGGGCATGAAGATCGGCTGCGTCGAGGAGGTCGCCTGGCGGGCCGGGTTGATCGACGACAGCCAGCTACGGACGCTGGCCGAGCCGCTGACCAAGAGCGGGTACGGAGACTACCTGTTGAGCCTGCTCGACGAGCGGTACGACCGCCGGCTCAACGGGGCCGGCACCGGCGAGGAGGGACGATGA
- the rfbC gene encoding dTDP-4-dehydrorhamnose 3,5-epimerase: MKFRELEVPGAWEVTTAQHGDPRGLFMEWYRFDHLAEAVGHPLRLAQGNLSVSARDVVRGIHFADVPPGQAKYVTCVRGAVVDVIVDLRVGSPTFGRWTAVRLDDVDRRAVYISEGLGHGFCAMTDDATLSYLCSTTYNPQAEHAVHPLDPDLAIDWPTGSPQLSARDAAAPTLAQARADGLLPEYARCQEFVTRLKTEESPYASPQ, translated from the coding sequence ATGAAGTTCCGCGAACTGGAGGTCCCGGGCGCGTGGGAGGTCACCACCGCGCAGCACGGCGACCCACGCGGGTTGTTCATGGAGTGGTACCGCTTCGATCACCTTGCCGAGGCGGTCGGCCATCCGCTGCGGCTCGCCCAGGGCAACCTGTCGGTGTCCGCCCGCGACGTGGTGCGCGGCATCCACTTCGCCGACGTACCGCCCGGCCAGGCCAAGTACGTGACCTGCGTGCGGGGTGCCGTGGTCGACGTCATCGTGGACCTGCGGGTCGGATCGCCGACCTTCGGCCGGTGGACGGCGGTACGGCTCGACGACGTGGACCGCCGGGCGGTGTACATCAGTGAAGGGCTCGGGCATGGGTTCTGCGCCATGACCGACGACGCCACCCTCAGCTACCTCTGCTCGACGACGTACAACCCGCAGGCCGAGCACGCGGTGCACCCGCTCGACCCTGACCTGGCCATCGACTGGCCGACCGGGTCGCCTCAGTTGTCCGCACGGGACGCGGCGGCACCGACCCTGGCGCAGGCCCGCGCCGACGGACTGCTGCCGGAGTATGCGCGGTGTCAGGAGTTCGTCACCCGGTTGAAGACCGAAGAATCACCGTACGCATCGCCGCAGTAA
- a CDS encoding WYL domain-containing protein codes for MSRNRTERLVNLVICLLSTRRFLTAAQIAATVPGYEHDPTDSRDHEAFQRKFERDKAELRDLGVPLETGTASVFDSEPGYRIARREYALPEIPLAPEEAAAVGIAARLWQHAGLAAAASSGLAKLRAAGIDVDPQATLGVEPVVTVDPAFAALTAAARDRRPVGFDYRVPEGDTPTRRRLQPWGVVCWRGRWYVVGHDEDRAATRCFRLSRVVGPVRPTGAPGSFTPPTDIDLISHVARWSGPVERTGVATVLVRPGRAAGLRRTAQTCVTGPDGDRLTLRYGEPEALAGHLAGYGADVRVLDPPEVRDLVVQRLKEIVAAHEPAGAEVPR; via the coding sequence GTGTCCCGCAACCGGACCGAACGCCTGGTCAATTTGGTGATCTGCCTGCTGTCGACCCGACGGTTCCTGACCGCCGCGCAGATCGCCGCGACCGTGCCCGGCTATGAGCACGATCCCACCGACTCCCGCGACCACGAGGCGTTCCAGCGCAAGTTCGAACGCGACAAGGCGGAGCTGCGTGATCTCGGCGTACCGCTGGAAACCGGCACCGCCAGCGTCTTCGACAGCGAGCCGGGCTACCGGATCGCCCGCCGCGAGTACGCCCTGCCGGAGATTCCGCTGGCGCCGGAGGAGGCGGCCGCCGTCGGTATCGCCGCCCGGCTGTGGCAGCACGCCGGACTGGCCGCCGCCGCGTCGTCCGGGCTGGCCAAGTTGCGCGCCGCCGGCATCGACGTCGACCCGCAGGCCACCCTCGGGGTGGAGCCGGTGGTCACCGTCGATCCGGCGTTCGCCGCCCTGACGGCGGCGGCCCGCGACCGCCGCCCGGTCGGCTTCGACTACCGGGTTCCCGAAGGTGACACCCCGACCCGCCGCCGGCTGCAGCCCTGGGGCGTGGTCTGCTGGCGGGGCCGCTGGTACGTGGTCGGCCACGACGAGGACCGCGCGGCGACCCGCTGCTTCCGGTTGTCCCGGGTGGTCGGCCCGGTCCGCCCGACCGGCGCTCCCGGCAGCTTCACCCCGCCCACCGACATCGACCTGATCAGCCACGTCGCCCGGTGGTCCGGCCCGGTGGAGCGCACCGGCGTGGCCACGGTGCTGGTCCGGCCCGGCCGGGCCGCCGGCCTGCGCCGCACCGCGCAGACCTGCGTCACCGGGCCCGACGGCGACCGGCTCACCCTGCGCTACGGCGAACCGGAGGCGCTCGCCGGACACCTCGCCGGGTACGGTGCCGACGTGCGGGTCCTCGATCCACCAGAGGTACGCGACCTGGTGGTCCAACGACTCAAGGAGATCGTCGCGGCGCACGAGCCGGCCGGGGCGGAGGTGCCGAGGTGA
- the tatA gene encoding Sec-independent protein translocase subunit TatA has protein sequence MHILKPWHIAVLVVVLILLFGAKRLPDAARSLGRSLRIIKAETKSLAEDDKDLAEKADAQHGRAPYQAEPIIEPTSVHQPGYQPPAAPMAEQPQRVRDAN, from the coding sequence ATGCACATCCTGAAGCCGTGGCACATCGCCGTCCTCGTGGTCGTGCTGATCCTGCTCTTCGGCGCCAAGCGGCTGCCGGACGCGGCGCGGTCGCTTGGTCGATCCCTGCGGATCATCAAGGCCGAGACCAAGAGCCTCGCCGAGGACGACAAGGACCTCGCGGAGAAGGCCGACGCCCAGCACGGCCGCGCGCCGTACCAGGCCGAGCCGATTATCGAGCCGACCAGCGTGCACCAGCCCGGCTACCAGCCACCTGCGGCACCGATGGCCGAGCAGCCACAGCGCGTCCGCGACGCCAACTGA
- the pafA gene encoding Pup--protein ligase has product MERRIFGLETEYGVTCTYRGQRRLSPDEVARYLFRRVVSWGRSSNVFLRNGARLYLDVGSHPEYATPECDSVTDLVAHDRAGERILEGLLVDAEKRLHDEGIAGEIYLFKNNTDSAGNSYGCHENYLVSRHGEFGRLADVLIPFLVTRQLICGAGKVLQTPRGAVYCLSQRAEHIWEGVSSATTRSRPIINTRDEPHADAERYRRLHVIVGDSNMNEVTTLLKVGSADIVLRMIEAGVVMRDLSLENPIRAIREVSHDITGRRKIRLASNKEVSALEIQQEYLARATEFVERRGGDQTAKRVVELWGRVLRAVETGDLDPVAREIDWVTKLKLIERYQRKHDLPLSHPRIAQMDLAYHDLRRGRGLYALLERRGQVDRVATNLEIFEAKETPPQTTRARLRGEFIRHAQEKRRDFTVDWVHLKLNDQAQRTVLCKDPFRAYDERVERLIASM; this is encoded by the coding sequence ATGGAACGGCGAATCTTCGGGCTCGAAACCGAGTACGGTGTCACCTGCACCTACCGCGGCCAGCGACGGCTGTCGCCGGACGAGGTGGCGCGTTACCTGTTCCGCCGGGTGGTCTCCTGGGGGCGGTCCAGCAACGTCTTCCTCCGCAACGGCGCCCGGCTCTACCTCGACGTCGGCTCACACCCGGAGTACGCGACCCCGGAGTGCGACTCGGTGACCGATCTGGTCGCGCACGACCGCGCCGGCGAGCGGATCCTGGAAGGTCTGCTGGTCGACGCCGAGAAGCGGCTGCACGACGAAGGCATCGCCGGCGAGATCTACCTGTTCAAGAACAACACCGACTCGGCCGGCAACTCCTACGGGTGCCACGAGAACTACCTGGTCTCCCGGCACGGCGAGTTCGGCCGGCTGGCTGACGTGCTGATTCCGTTCCTGGTCACCCGGCAGTTGATCTGCGGTGCCGGCAAGGTGCTGCAGACTCCCCGGGGTGCGGTGTACTGCCTGTCGCAGCGGGCCGAGCACATCTGGGAAGGGGTCTCGTCGGCGACGACCCGGTCCCGGCCGATCATCAACACCCGCGACGAGCCGCATGCCGACGCCGAACGCTACCGCCGGCTGCACGTCATCGTCGGCGACTCCAACATGAACGAGGTCACGACCCTGCTCAAGGTCGGCAGCGCGGACATCGTGCTGCGGATGATCGAGGCGGGTGTGGTGATGCGGGACCTGTCGCTGGAGAACCCGATCCGGGCGATCCGCGAGGTCTCCCACGACATCACCGGCCGCCGCAAGATCCGTCTCGCCTCCAACAAGGAGGTCAGCGCCCTGGAGATCCAGCAGGAATACCTGGCCCGGGCGACGGAGTTCGTCGAGCGTCGCGGCGGCGACCAGACCGCCAAGCGGGTGGTCGAACTGTGGGGCCGGGTGCTGCGGGCGGTGGAGACCGGGGACCTGGATCCGGTGGCCCGGGAGATCGACTGGGTCACGAAGCTGAAGCTGATCGAGCGTTACCAGCGCAAACACGACCTGCCGCTGTCGCATCCCCGGATCGCCCAGATGGATCTCGCCTACCACGACCTGCGGCGCGGCCGGGGCCTGTACGCGTTGCTGGAACGGCGGGGGCAGGTCGATCGGGTGGCCACCAACCTGGAGATCTTCGAGGCCAAGGAGACCCCGCCGCAGACCACCCGGGCCCGGCTGCGCGGGGAGTTCATCCGCCACGCCCAGGAGAAGCGCCGCGACTTCACCGTCGACTGGGTGCACCTGAAGCTGAACGACCAGGCACAACGGACGGTGCTGTGCAAGGATCCGTTCCGCGCCTACGACGAACGGGTCGAGCGGCTGATCGCGAGCATGTGA
- a CDS encoding diacylglycerol kinase: MSLGSATTPVTPGAVAVLANPSAGRGRHGGLLPAVRELLTAAGRPVCLLSAATAADAVAVCRRAVAAGASALVTVGGDGTVHAALQALATTGVPLGPVPAGTGNDFALATGFPADPTAAAAAIADAIRAGRTQGVDLARVSVADTPDRWYGAVLAAGFDAIVNERANRMRWPSGPRRYDLAILVELARLRPRRYRIVLDGEPHHLDAVLVAVGNCASYGGGMRICPAADPADGLLDVVVAGPVGRATLIRIKPQVYRGTHVGHPQVRSFRARQIIIEAAGVVGYADGERLGPLPLTVTAVPDALRLLR, translated from the coding sequence GTGAGCCTTGGATCTGCCACCACGCCGGTGACCCCCGGTGCGGTGGCGGTGCTGGCCAATCCGTCGGCCGGGCGCGGCCGCCACGGCGGTCTGCTCCCGGCCGTACGGGAGCTGCTGACCGCCGCCGGGCGGCCGGTGTGCCTGCTGTCGGCGGCGACCGCCGCCGACGCCGTGGCGGTCTGCCGCCGGGCGGTGGCCGCCGGTGCGTCGGCCCTGGTCACCGTCGGCGGCGACGGCACGGTGCACGCCGCGCTGCAGGCCCTGGCCACCACCGGCGTCCCGCTGGGACCGGTGCCCGCCGGCACCGGCAACGACTTCGCCCTGGCCACCGGGTTCCCGGCCGATCCGACAGCGGCGGCCGCAGCCATCGCCGACGCGATCCGAGCGGGCCGGACCCAGGGTGTCGACCTGGCCCGGGTCAGCGTCGCCGACACGCCGGACCGCTGGTACGGCGCGGTGCTGGCCGCCGGCTTCGACGCGATCGTCAACGAACGCGCCAACCGGATGCGCTGGCCGTCGGGGCCACGCCGCTACGACCTGGCCATTCTGGTCGAGCTGGCCAGGCTGCGGCCGCGCCGGTACCGCATCGTGCTCGACGGCGAACCGCACCACCTCGACGCGGTGCTGGTCGCGGTCGGCAACTGCGCCAGCTACGGCGGCGGGATGCGGATCTGCCCGGCGGCGGATCCCGCCGACGGGCTGCTCGACGTGGTGGTCGCCGGTCCGGTCGGGCGGGCCACCCTGATCCGGATCAAGCCCCAGGTCTACCGGGGCACCCACGTCGGGCATCCGCAGGTCCGCAGCTTCCGGGCCAGGCAGATCATTATCGAAGCGGCCGGGGTGGTCGGGTACGCCGACGGGGAACGGCTCGGGCCGCTGCCGTTGACCGTCACCGCCGTACCGGACGCGCTCCGGCTCCTGCGCTGA
- a CDS encoding YafY family protein produces the protein MTKPTGSRASADRLARLLNLVPYLLARPGVEIAQAAADLGTTDRQLREDLELLWVCGLPGYGPGDLIDMAFDGDRVTITYDAGIDRPLRLTPDEALALVVALRMLAETPGLAGRDAVERALAKIEDAAGELAGAPVAVRLAGDPERLDRLRTAAQSGRAVRITYYTATRDETTERTVDPIRVLMIGGRGYLEAWCRRADAVRLFRADRIDALVELDEPAAVPPQAGRAEPRETAFQPTADLPVVTLRVGRGGRWITEYYPCDRVEVEPTGDWLVTLRVTDLAWARRFVLSLGADVTVTAPAELVAQVHAAAAQALAAYAAPAPEPAAYADPVPGQETSAAAPVGTG, from the coding sequence GTGACGAAACCGACCGGATCCCGGGCGTCGGCCGACCGGCTGGCCCGGCTGCTCAATCTGGTGCCGTACCTGCTGGCCCGACCCGGTGTGGAGATCGCCCAGGCGGCGGCGGACCTGGGCACCACGGACCGGCAGTTGCGGGAGGACCTCGAGCTGCTCTGGGTGTGTGGGCTGCCCGGCTACGGGCCCGGCGACCTGATCGACATGGCGTTCGACGGTGACCGGGTGACCATCACCTACGACGCCGGCATCGACCGGCCGCTGCGACTCACCCCGGACGAGGCGTTGGCGCTGGTGGTGGCGCTGCGGATGTTGGCAGAGACACCGGGCCTGGCCGGTCGCGACGCGGTCGAACGGGCGTTGGCCAAGATCGAGGACGCGGCGGGGGAGCTGGCCGGAGCCCCGGTGGCGGTGCGGCTGGCCGGCGACCCGGAGCGGCTGGACCGGCTGCGGACGGCTGCCCAGAGCGGCCGGGCGGTGCGGATCACCTACTACACGGCGACTCGCGACGAGACCACCGAACGCACCGTCGACCCGATCCGGGTGCTGATGATCGGTGGGCGCGGCTACCTGGAGGCGTGGTGCCGGCGCGCCGACGCGGTGCGGCTGTTCCGCGCCGACCGCATCGACGCACTGGTCGAACTCGACGAACCGGCCGCCGTACCGCCGCAGGCCGGCCGGGCCGAGCCGCGCGAGACCGCGTTCCAGCCCACGGCGGACCTGCCGGTGGTCACCCTGCGGGTGGGTCGCGGCGGGCGCTGGATCACCGAGTACTACCCGTGTGACCGGGTGGAGGTCGAGCCGACCGGCGACTGGCTGGTCACCTTGCGAGTGACCGACCTGGCCTGGGCCCGGCGGTTCGTGCTCTCCCTCGGCGCGGACGTGACGGTCACCGCGCCGGCCGAGCTGGTCGCCCAGGTGCATGCGGCGGCGGCGCAGGCGCTGGCGGCGTACGCGGCCCCGGCACCGGAGCCGGCGGCGTACGCCGACCCGGTGCCGGGCCAGGAGACGTCGGCTGCGGCCCCGGTCGGTACCGGCTAG
- the tatC gene encoding twin-arginine translocase subunit TatC, producing the protein MGFALRRRGPSNFDRASDGSMTLIEHFRELRSRLFRASIAIVVGIALGFWLAEPVRGLLQQPYCNLPTSIGPDGQCKFVQLGPADVFLLNLKVALWVGLIVAAPFWLYQLWAFIAPGLHRNERRYAYIFTAIAAPLFAAGAVLAFFVVEKGLEFLMNFAGDDINTTLEVTRYITFVTNLILLFGVAFEFPLVVLMLNFVGIASAKRLLSWWRVAVFVFFLFSALVTPTPDPFGMTALAACLSALYFVAVGVAFLNDKRRGRGKEVYAGLDDDEASPLDDDPQPVSVADRTETVAPIVPAQPVPKPLPIERRYDDMT; encoded by the coding sequence GTGGGCTTCGCCCTGCGCCGGCGCGGTCCGAGCAATTTCGACCGCGCCTCCGACGGCTCGATGACCCTGATCGAGCACTTTCGCGAGCTGCGTTCCAGGCTGTTCCGCGCTTCGATTGCCATCGTGGTTGGTATCGCGCTCGGATTTTGGTTGGCAGAGCCGGTACGTGGGTTGTTGCAGCAGCCGTACTGCAACCTGCCCACCTCGATCGGGCCCGACGGACAGTGTAAGTTCGTCCAGCTGGGGCCGGCAGACGTCTTTCTGCTGAACCTCAAGGTAGCCCTTTGGGTTGGCCTTATCGTGGCGGCGCCGTTCTGGCTGTACCAGCTCTGGGCATTCATCGCTCCCGGGCTGCATCGCAATGAGCGGCGGTATGCCTACATCTTTACCGCTATTGCGGCTCCCCTGTTTGCGGCCGGTGCGGTTCTTGCGTTCTTCGTGGTCGAAAAGGGCCTCGAGTTCCTGATGAACTTCGCCGGAGATGATATTAATACAACACTCGAGGTGACGAGGTACATAACATTTGTCACGAACCTGATCTTGCTTTTTGGTGTGGCATTTGAGTTTCCGCTCGTTGTCCTGATGCTCAACTTTGTGGGGATTGCGAGTGCCAAGCGTCTCCTGAGTTGGTGGCGGGTCGCCGTATTCGTCTTCTTCCTGTTCTCTGCCCTGGTCACCCCTACACCCGACCCGTTCGGGATGACCGCGTTGGCAGCGTGTCTTTCCGCCCTGTACTTCGTCGCGGTCGGGGTGGCGTTCCTCAACGACAAGCGTCGTGGCCGGGGCAAGGAGGTGTATGCCGGACTCGACGACGACGAGGCGTCGCCGCTGGACGACGATCCGCAGCCGGTGTCGGTCGCCGACCGTACCGAGACCGTCGCGCCGATCGTGCCGGCCCAGCCGGTGCCGAAACCGCTGCCGATCGAGCGTCGCTACGACGACATGACGTGA